In Brassica napus cultivar Da-Ae unplaced genomic scaffold, Da-Ae ScsIHWf_1949;HRSCAF=2597, whole genome shotgun sequence, the following are encoded in one genomic region:
- the LOC111209081 gene encoding uncharacterized protein LOC111209081 isoform X1 has translation MTLRPSFRSRGNPSKAASASRGSDRNQGGSFLISMKEVLDDGGSKPVVETTPTEVVAQDAAPLPEVQVPEADYQAPKGTSEIEPSRHKRPRIDQGGASIRSSSSSSRGGTVGWSFTHSKPGSILDDSWGLAAIMRHLKSVGCPLPALKDLTNRDEYLDIAHCMGQLAGAVNRAQLRFENALCAAPNAGELAEVTEMVKAAKTDLDQARVRISELEAEVTRLGSKADAQQGEIESQKLDIQVKSRRINDLEAARKIAEHQVRELIASSRDSQKNKEAEVKLAVREGKKEVAEAYGKILVCVKEKFARKKDEVDALVYAQELQANADLLKDMLNNKIQSVEEEYNQLVALLPEATTAYEKAQVSDFSVSKLPLPQISESSGTFEINMFNPSFSGEYGSNLGLMAPDLAPVEAAIGGDGNVVDEGVPAGAGDPIQEEKED, from the exons ATGACTCTGCGACCGTCATTCCGTTCTAGGGGTAACCCCTCTAAAGCTGCCAGTGCTTCTCGTGGAAGCGACAGGAACCAAGGAGGATCGTTCCTTATCTCAATGAAGGAAGTTTTGGACGACGGAGGATCCAAACCTGTTGTCGAGACTACTCCAACTGAGGTTGTAGCTCAGGATGCTGCTCCTCTCCCTGAGGTCCAGGTGCCGGAGGCTGACTACCAGGCTCCGAAGGGTACCTCTGAGATCGAGCCGTCGAGACACAAGAGGCCCAGGATCGATCAGGGCGGAGCTTCCATccgttcttcttcctcgtcctctagaGGAGGGACTGTTGGGTGGAGCTTTACCCATTCGAAGCCTGGGTCGATCCTGGATGACTCTTGGGGCCTAGCTGCGATAATGAGGCACCTGAAGAGCGTGGGATGTCCCCTTCCAGCGCTCAAGGACCTGACTAACCGAGATGAGTATCTCGATATTGCCCACTGTATGGGTCAG TTGGCTGGGGCTGTTAACAGGGCCCAGCTCAGGTTTGAGAATGCTCTGTGTGCTGCCCCCAATGCTGGTGAACTTGCTGAGGTTACCGAGATGGTTAAGGCAGCCAAAACCGATCTTGACCAAGCCCGGGTTCGAATTTCTGAACTCGAAGCCGAAGTGACGAGGCTAGGCTCGAAGGCCGATGCTCAGCAAGGAGAGATCGAGAGTCAAAAGCTCGATATCCAGGTGAAGAGCAGGAGGATCAATGATTTAGAGGCTGCTCGAAAGATAGCTGAGCATCAAGTACGTGAGCTCATTGCCTCATCCCGGGATAGCCAGAAGAACAAGGAAGCTGAAGTCAAGCTGGCTGTCAGGGAAGGGAAGAAAGAAGTCGCCGAAGCTTACGGCAAGATCCTGGTCTGTGTTAAGGAGAAGTTTGCTAGGAAGAAAGATGAGGTCGACGCTTTGGTGTACGCTCAGGAGCTCCAAGCTAATGCCGACCTCTTGAAGGATATGCTGAACAACAAGATCCAAAGCGTTGAAGAGGAGTACAACCAATTGGTGGCCTTATTACCAGAAGCGACAACTGCGTATGAGAAGGCTCAAGTCTCTGACTTCTCGGTCAGCAAGCTTCCTCTTCCCCAGATCTCGGAGAGTTCAGGTACTTTCGAGATtaacatgtttaatccatccTTTTCTGGGGAGTATGGCTCTAATTTGGGTTTGATGGCTCCTGACTTAGCTCCAGTCGAGGCAGCAATAGGAGGTGACGGCAATGTGGTCGATGAGGGAGTTCCTGCCGGTGCTGGTGATCCGATTcaggaagagaaggaagattga
- the LOC111209081 gene encoding uncharacterized protein LOC111209081 isoform X3, whose amino-acid sequence MTLRPSFRSRGNPSKAASASRGSDRNQGGSFLISMKEVLDDGGSKPVVETTPTEVVAQDAAPLPEVQVPEADYQAPKGTSEIEPSRHKRPRIDQGGASIRSSSSSSRGGTVGWSFTHSKPGSILDDSWGLAAIMRHLKSVGCPLPALKDLTNRDEYLDIAHCMGQLAGAVNRAQLRFENALCAAPNAGELAEVTEMVKAAKTDLDQARVRISELEAEVTRLGSKADAQQGEIESQKLDIQVKSRRINDLEAARKIAEHQVRELIASSRDSQKNKEAEVKLAVREGKKEVAEAYGKILVCVKEKFARKKDEVDALVYAQELQANADLLKDMLNNKIQSVEEEYNQLVALLPEATTAYEKAQVSDFSVSKLPLPQISESSVEAAIGGDGNVVDEGVPAGAGDPIQEEKED is encoded by the exons ATGACTCTGCGACCGTCATTCCGTTCTAGGGGTAACCCCTCTAAAGCTGCCAGTGCTTCTCGTGGAAGCGACAGGAACCAAGGAGGATCGTTCCTTATCTCAATGAAGGAAGTTTTGGACGACGGAGGATCCAAACCTGTTGTCGAGACTACTCCAACTGAGGTTGTAGCTCAGGATGCTGCTCCTCTCCCTGAGGTCCAGGTGCCGGAGGCTGACTACCAGGCTCCGAAGGGTACCTCTGAGATCGAGCCGTCGAGACACAAGAGGCCCAGGATCGATCAGGGCGGAGCTTCCATccgttcttcttcctcgtcctctagaGGAGGGACTGTTGGGTGGAGCTTTACCCATTCGAAGCCTGGGTCGATCCTGGATGACTCTTGGGGCCTAGCTGCGATAATGAGGCACCTGAAGAGCGTGGGATGTCCCCTTCCAGCGCTCAAGGACCTGACTAACCGAGATGAGTATCTCGATATTGCCCACTGTATGGGTCAG TTGGCTGGGGCTGTTAACAGGGCCCAGCTCAGGTTTGAGAATGCTCTGTGTGCTGCCCCCAATGCTGGTGAACTTGCTGAGGTTACCGAGATGGTTAAGGCAGCCAAAACCGATCTTGACCAAGCCCGGGTTCGAATTTCTGAACTCGAAGCCGAAGTGACGAGGCTAGGCTCGAAGGCCGATGCTCAGCAAGGAGAGATCGAGAGTCAAAAGCTCGATATCCAGGTGAAGAGCAGGAGGATCAATGATTTAGAGGCTGCTCGAAAGATAGCTGAGCATCAAGTACGTGAGCTCATTGCCTCATCCCGGGATAGCCAGAAGAACAAGGAAGCTGAAGTCAAGCTGGCTGTCAGGGAAGGGAAGAAAGAAGTCGCCGAAGCTTACGGCAAGATCCTGGTCTGTGTTAAGGAGAAGTTTGCTAGGAAGAAAGATGAGGTCGACGCTTTGGTGTACGCTCAGGAGCTCCAAGCTAATGCCGACCTCTTGAAGGATATGCTGAACAACAAGATCCAAAGCGTTGAAGAGGAGTACAACCAATTGGTGGCCTTATTACCAGAAGCGACAACTGCGTATGAGAAGGCTCAAGTCTCTGACTTCTCGGTCAGCAAGCTTCCTCTTCCCCAGATCTCGGAGAGTTCAG TCGAGGCAGCAATAGGAGGTGACGGCAATGTGGTCGATGAGGGAGTTCCTGCCGGTGCTGGTGATCCGATTcaggaagagaaggaagattga
- the LOC111209081 gene encoding uncharacterized protein LOC111209081 isoform X2, which yields MTLRPSFRSRGNPSKAASASRGSDRNQGGSFLISMKEVLDDGGSKPVVETTPTEVVAQDAAPLPEVQVPEADYQAPKGTSEIEPSRHKRPRIDQGGASIRSSSSSSRGGTVGWSFTHSKPGSILDDSWGLAAIMRHLKSVGCPLPALKDLTNRDEYLDIAHCMGQLAGAVNRAQLRFENALCAAPNAGELAEVTEMVKAAKTDLDQARVRISELEAEVTRLGSKADAQQGEIESQKLDIQVKSRRINDLEAARKIAEHQVRELIASSRDSQKNKEAEVKLAVREGKKEVAEAYGKILVCVKEKFARKKDEVDALVYAQELQANADLLKDMLNNKIQSVEEEYNQLVALLPEATTAYEKAQVSDFSVSKLPLPQISESSAPVEAAIGGDGNVVDEGVPAGAGDPIQEEKED from the exons ATGACTCTGCGACCGTCATTCCGTTCTAGGGGTAACCCCTCTAAAGCTGCCAGTGCTTCTCGTGGAAGCGACAGGAACCAAGGAGGATCGTTCCTTATCTCAATGAAGGAAGTTTTGGACGACGGAGGATCCAAACCTGTTGTCGAGACTACTCCAACTGAGGTTGTAGCTCAGGATGCTGCTCCTCTCCCTGAGGTCCAGGTGCCGGAGGCTGACTACCAGGCTCCGAAGGGTACCTCTGAGATCGAGCCGTCGAGACACAAGAGGCCCAGGATCGATCAGGGCGGAGCTTCCATccgttcttcttcctcgtcctctagaGGAGGGACTGTTGGGTGGAGCTTTACCCATTCGAAGCCTGGGTCGATCCTGGATGACTCTTGGGGCCTAGCTGCGATAATGAGGCACCTGAAGAGCGTGGGATGTCCCCTTCCAGCGCTCAAGGACCTGACTAACCGAGATGAGTATCTCGATATTGCCCACTGTATGGGTCAG TTGGCTGGGGCTGTTAACAGGGCCCAGCTCAGGTTTGAGAATGCTCTGTGTGCTGCCCCCAATGCTGGTGAACTTGCTGAGGTTACCGAGATGGTTAAGGCAGCCAAAACCGATCTTGACCAAGCCCGGGTTCGAATTTCTGAACTCGAAGCCGAAGTGACGAGGCTAGGCTCGAAGGCCGATGCTCAGCAAGGAGAGATCGAGAGTCAAAAGCTCGATATCCAGGTGAAGAGCAGGAGGATCAATGATTTAGAGGCTGCTCGAAAGATAGCTGAGCATCAAGTACGTGAGCTCATTGCCTCATCCCGGGATAGCCAGAAGAACAAGGAAGCTGAAGTCAAGCTGGCTGTCAGGGAAGGGAAGAAAGAAGTCGCCGAAGCTTACGGCAAGATCCTGGTCTGTGTTAAGGAGAAGTTTGCTAGGAAGAAAGATGAGGTCGACGCTTTGGTGTACGCTCAGGAGCTCCAAGCTAATGCCGACCTCTTGAAGGATATGCTGAACAACAAGATCCAAAGCGTTGAAGAGGAGTACAACCAATTGGTGGCCTTATTACCAGAAGCGACAACTGCGTATGAGAAGGCTCAAGTCTCTGACTTCTCGGTCAGCAAGCTTCCTCTTCCCCAGATCTCGGAGAGTTCAG CTCCAGTCGAGGCAGCAATAGGAGGTGACGGCAATGTGGTCGATGAGGGAGTTCCTGCCGGTGCTGGTGATCCGATTcaggaagagaaggaagattga